A part of Paenibacillus sp. genomic DNA contains:
- a CDS encoding glycoside hydrolase family 88 protein, whose translation MQLQTGDREWVEEVIGKITAKMDWVSEKSKHKIPYTTVNGTHDNRPDKVPESDPADGICWWTNGFWGGMMWLMYHETKNQKYKEIANISEDMLDECFRLFYGLHHDVGFMWLPTSVANYRVTKNPESRKRALHAANLLAGRFNLAGGFIRAWNDLEELDTRGWAIIDCMFNIPLLYWATEETGDPRYKQIAMRHADTAMTAFVRPDGSVNHIVEFDPFEGGVVRTHGGQGYEEGSSWTRGQAWGLYGFMMSYIHTAKEEYLHTAKRIAHYFIANIPENGIIPIDFRQPKEPAYEDSTAAAIAACGLIEIAKAVGPYEKDLYLRAALKLLKTLDALRCDWTTEADHMLTHGSAAYHNPDRHTSIIYGDYYFMEAVFKLKGNDLYLW comes from the coding sequence ATGCAGCTGCAAACAGGCGATCGCGAGTGGGTCGAAGAGGTCATCGGTAAAATAACGGCAAAGATGGATTGGGTCAGCGAAAAATCGAAACATAAAATTCCTTACACGACCGTGAACGGGACGCACGACAATCGCCCGGACAAGGTACCGGAAAGCGATCCGGCCGACGGAATCTGCTGGTGGACGAACGGATTCTGGGGCGGCATGATGTGGTTAATGTATCACGAAACAAAAAACCAAAAGTATAAGGAAATCGCTAATATTTCAGAAGATATGCTCGACGAGTGCTTCCGACTGTTTTACGGACTGCATCACGACGTGGGGTTCATGTGGTTGCCGACGAGCGTCGCGAACTACAGAGTAACGAAGAACCCAGAATCGCGCAAACGGGCGCTGCATGCCGCGAACCTGCTCGCAGGACGATTCAATCTCGCGGGAGGATTCATCCGCGCATGGAACGATCTCGAAGAACTCGACACCCGCGGTTGGGCGATCATCGACTGCATGTTTAACATTCCGTTGCTTTACTGGGCGACGGAAGAGACGGGGGATCCGCGCTATAAACAGATCGCGATGCGCCATGCCGATACGGCGATGACGGCGTTCGTGCGACCAGACGGCTCCGTCAACCATATCGTCGAGTTCGATCCGTTCGAAGGCGGCGTCGTTCGAACGCACGGCGGTCAAGGATATGAAGAAGGTTCTTCCTGGACCCGCGGGCAAGCTTGGGGGCTGTACGGTTTCATGATGAGCTATATCCATACGGCGAAAGAGGAGTATCTGCATACCGCGAAGCGTATCGCGCATTATTTTATCGCGAATATTCCGGAGAACGGCATTATTCCGATCGACTTCCGACAGCCGAAGGAGCCGGCGTACGAGGATTCCACGGCCGCCGCAATCGCGGCCTGCGGACTGATCGAGATCGCGAAGGCGGTAGGTCCTTACGAGAAGGACTTGTACTTGAGGGCAGCCTTGAAGCTGTTGAAGACCTTGGATGCGTTGCGCTGCGACTGGACGACCGAGGCGGATCACATGCTGACGCACGGTTCTGCCGCCTACCACAATCCAGACCGTCATACGTCGATTATCTACGGAGATTATTACTTTATGGAAGCCGTCTTTAAGTTAAAAGGGAACGACCTATACTTATGGTAA
- a CDS encoding sensor histidine kinase yields the protein MIRRWAQSIFVKFSAAFIVVGLIPLIALSFFAVHTYTNFVERHTINNTEQMLNYLGLSLDDTFKAYNELTKLMYFGNSDGEISELDRIVKQKGQDWVVQRQMEDYLQRLLLSDRFIRNIFFVRASDGKLFYQSRGTSVLRTTLLPINEWMKPLRSEPKQLAIIPTHPQSYFAGNNLPVVTLGRNLIDTSGSIHDDEIAILGTLFMDIDIRMFKEMTSELSLNEEDKLYFLDRDRNVFYTNIAGFHYPGKAAPITNDDTLVLAEPVAFFGGSVTLVLSEKALYRELTQTQFTVWVAIALCSLALIAMSTLFSRKLSRPILGIMKEMSKVESGNLQTKIPVTSKDEIGRLAHGFNRMVERLSSFIEVAYVAELKRKQTELNALKSQIRPHYLYNTLEVIRMNAVANDDAEVGEMIRSLSKQLQYVIDYGEEWVSLERELGHLADYFFIIHVRYEGRIELRVSIQEGIDMQWPVLKLSLQPIVENAIQHGIRPKGGRGVVQVSVETAEDALSVTIFDDGIGMDTETMGRVVRTMNDRTSSVKSVGMRNVQERMKSVCGERYGIEISSQPYVGTSVRLLFPLKGGGDPDSSRIGG from the coding sequence ATGATTCGCAGGTGGGCGCAAAGCATCTTCGTTAAATTTTCCGCGGCGTTTATTGTGGTCGGCCTGATCCCCTTGATCGCGCTAAGCTTCTTCGCCGTCCATACGTATACGAATTTTGTTGAACGCCACACGATCAACAATACGGAGCAGATGCTGAATTACTTGGGCCTCTCCCTGGACGACACCTTCAAAGCGTATAACGAATTAACGAAACTGATGTATTTCGGGAACAGCGATGGGGAAATCAGCGAGTTGGACAGGATCGTCAAACAGAAGGGGCAGGATTGGGTCGTTCAGCGACAAATGGAGGATTACTTGCAGCGGCTGCTGCTGAGCGATCGATTCATCCGCAACATCTTCTTCGTTCGGGCGAGCGACGGGAAATTGTTTTATCAATCCCGCGGCACGTCGGTCTTGCGAACGACATTGTTGCCGATCAACGAATGGATGAAGCCACTGCGTTCGGAGCCGAAACAGCTGGCGATCATCCCCACGCATCCGCAATCGTATTTCGCGGGGAACAACTTGCCGGTCGTGACGTTAGGACGGAATTTAATCGATACGAGCGGATCGATTCACGACGACGAGATCGCGATATTGGGTACTTTATTTATGGATATCGATATCCGAATGTTCAAAGAGATGACTTCGGAGCTCTCGTTGAACGAAGAGGACAAACTCTATTTCTTGGATCGCGATCGGAATGTGTTTTATACGAATATTGCGGGCTTCCATTATCCCGGGAAAGCCGCTCCTATAACGAATGACGATACGTTAGTTCTTGCGGAGCCGGTCGCTTTCTTCGGCGGTTCGGTTACGCTTGTTCTTTCCGAGAAGGCGCTTTACCGCGAGCTGACGCAAACGCAGTTTACGGTATGGGTCGCCATCGCGCTCTGTTCGTTGGCGCTCATCGCGATGAGCACGTTGTTTTCTAGAAAACTGTCGCGGCCGATTCTCGGCATTATGAAGGAAATGTCGAAGGTGGAGTCGGGCAACTTGCAGACGAAGATTCCCGTAACGAGCAAGGACGAAATCGGGCGTCTAGCGCATGGGTTCAACCGGATGGTCGAACGGTTGTCCTCGTTTATCGAAGTCGCTTACGTCGCGGAACTCAAACGAAAACAAACGGAACTTAATGCGCTGAAAAGTCAAATCCGTCCGCATTATTTATACAACACGCTAGAGGTGATTCGGATGAACGCCGTGGCGAACGACGACGCGGAGGTCGGGGAAATGATCCGATCGCTCTCGAAGCAGCTGCAATATGTGATCGATTACGGGGAAGAGTGGGTCTCACTCGAGCGGGAACTGGGACACCTCGCCGACTACTTTTTTATTATACACGTGCGCTACGAAGGTCGGATCGAGCTCCGGGTTTCGATACAGGAAGGGATCGATATGCAGTGGCCCGTCTTGAAGCTTTCGCTTCAACCGATCGTAGAGAACGCGATCCAACACGGCATCCGTCCGAAGGGGGGCAGGGGCGTGGTGCAAGTATCGGTAGAGACGGCCGAAGACGCGCTATCCGTCACGATTTTCGACGACGGGATCGGCATGGATACGGAAACGATGGGAAGAGTCGTCCGGACGATGAACGACAGGACGTCGAGCGTCAAGAGCGTAGGGATGAGGAATGTTCAGGAACGAATGAAGTCGGTGTGCGGAGAACGTTACGGGATCGAGATCAGCAGTCAGCCGTATGTCGGAACTTCGGTGCGCCTGCTGTTTCCGTTGAAAGGAGGGGGCGACCCTGATTCGAGTCGTATTGGCGGATGA